The following are encoded in a window of Ranitomeya variabilis isolate aRanVar5 chromosome 8, aRanVar5.hap1, whole genome shotgun sequence genomic DNA:
- the ACTR8 gene encoding actin-related protein 8, whose product MRGGNPVAAMTQAEKGEPENGREKEKEQRGVKRPVVPAAIPEPLQEHIQSDYVVVVHPGSNTLRIGRATDSHPAAIPHVIGRRRKQPGQPASCDKWLLREGLNKPESNEHRHNGLKMVDQAIWSKKMSNGTRRIPVMPEQARAHNKQIRPAILDHDSGVKWTSTSQKEEYFVGEEALFVNPTDGYNIHYPIRRGQLNIHGGPGGSLTSVLSDLEVIWTHVIQKFLEIQPKDLKYYRCILLIPDIYNRQHVKEMVNMILTKMGFSGVIVHQESVLAVYGSGLTSACVVDVGDQKTSICCVEDGISHRNTRLCLAYGGSDVTRCFFWLMQRAGFPYRECQLTNRLDGLLLQQLKETYTHLDQDICGLQDHEFQVRHPDAPALLYQMRLGDEKLQAPMALFYPATFGIVGQKMTYLQHRSQGDPEDPHDEHYLLATQSKQDQSSKAAADRKAMSKPSMYDDPRSQDAERGHMMDMELGPSQSDGMGHSNDGDEPSASLYSRKTMVSQFEGKALGLDKAILHSIDCCTSDDTKKKMYSSILVVGGGLKFHKAQQFLRHRILNKMPPSFRRMVENVEVITRPKDMDPRLIAWKGGAVLACLDTTQELWIYQREWQRFGVRMLRERAAFVW is encoded by the exons ATGCGCGGTGGGAACCCGGTCGCCGCTATGACACAAGCTGAGAAGGGGGAACCGGAGAACGGCAGAGAGAAAGAGAAGGAGCAGCGGGGGGTGAAGCGGCCGGTAGTGCCGGCAGCCATCCCGGAGCCCCTGCAGGAG CACATCCAGAGCGACTACGTCGTGGTCGTCCACCCCGGGTCCAACACCCTGCGCATCGGCCGCGCCACCGACTCCCACCCGGCGGCCATCCCCCATGTGATCGGCAGACGACGCAAGCAGCCCGGGCAGCCGGCCTCCTGCGACAAGTGGCTCCTCCGAGAGGGACTGAAT AAGCCGGAAAGCAATGAGCACAGACACAATGGACTCAAAATGGTGGATCAAGCAATCTGGTCCAAAAAGATGTCTAATGGGACCAGACGGATCCCTGTGATGCCAGAGCAG GCTCGAGCACACAATAAACAGATCAGACCAGCGATATTGGACCATGATTCCGGAGTAAAATGGACCAGTACTTCTCAGAAGGAAGAATACTTTGTAGGAGAAGAG GCATTATTTGTGAATCCCACTGATGGCTATAATATTCACTATCCAATTCGGCGAGGCCAACTCAATATTCATGGTGGGCCCGGGGGCTCGCTCACATCTGTGCTTTCAGACCTGGAAGTTATCTGGACTCACGTCATACAAAAATTCCTGGAAATACAACCGAAAGACTTGAAG TATTACCGGTGTATATTACTCATCCCTGACATATATAACAGACAGCACGTGAAAGAAATGGTTAATATGATCCTCACCAAGATGGGATTTTCAG GGGTGATCGTCCATCAGGAGTCTGTCTTAGCCGTGTACGGGAGTGGTCTCACCAGTGCATGCGTGGTGGATGTTGGGGACCAGAAGACCAGTATTTGCTGTGTGGAGGATGGAATATCTCACCGAAACACCAG GCTGTGTCTCGCCTACGGTGGCTCCGACGTCACCCGCTGCTTCTTCTGGCTCATGCAGAGGGCAGGGTTTCCTTACCGAGAGTGTCAGCTGACCAACAGATTAGACGGTCTTCTCTTACAGCAGCTTAAAGAGACATACACGCATCTGGACCAG GACATTTGTGGACTTCAGGATCACGAGTTTCAGGTGCGGCATCCAGACGCTCCGGCCTTGTTGTACCAGATGCGCCTAGGAGATGAAAAACTTCAG GCACCCATGGCTCTGTTCTATCCAGCCACTTTCGGAATTGTTGGCCAGAAAATGACATATttacagcacagatcacagggaGACCCAGAAGATCCCCATGATGAGCATTATCTACTGGCAACACAAAGCAAACAGGATCAG TCCTCTAAGGCGGCTGCAGACCGGAAGGCCATGTCTAAACCCAGCATGTACGACGATCCCCGGAGCCAGGATGCAGAAAGAGGGCACATGATGGACATGGAGCTCGGGCCCTCACAGAGCGATGGCATGGGGCATAGTAATGACGGGGACGAGCCGTCCGCTTCCTTATACTCCAGGAAAACGATGGTGTCTCAGTTTGAAGGGAAAGCACTCGGCCTGGACAAAGCCATCCTCCATAGCATTGATTGCTGCA CCTCCGATGatacaaaaaagaaaatgtataGCTCCATCTTGGTGGTCGGAGGGGGGTTAAAGTTCCATAAGGCTCAGCAGTTTCTGCGGCACCGAATCCTCAACAAGATGCCTCCCTCCTTCAGAAGAATGGTGGAAAATGTCGAAGTTATAACAAGACCtaag GATATGGACCCACGACTGATAGCATGGAAAGGCGGCGCCGTCCTTGCTTGCCTTGACACCACTCAGGAGCTGTGGATCTACCAGCGGGAATGGCAGAGGTTCGGAGTGCGCATGTTACGGGAAAGGGCTGCATTTGTTTGGTGA